The proteins below come from a single Gimesia alba genomic window:
- a CDS encoding response regulator transcription factor — MLQASEKSNARVLVIDDDPLFRNLMVSFLRREYIVSVASDGSEGFYKALEYPPDIAIVDVQMAVWDGLQTLKAFRSHPVLSQTKIIMLTSDASKETVVAAIQGGANDYIIKTSFSKTEFLEKVRKFTQPGFSRVANTPNSSKRQQQPESAPVVAATVQNREQQSSDNQKTNVAPSSVEDQLAGLSLDQTEEEALEEMMDDWD; from the coding sequence ATGCTACAAGCATCAGAAAAATCAAATGCCCGCGTCCTGGTGATAGACGATGACCCACTCTTTCGTAATCTGATGGTTTCGTTTTTACGTAGAGAGTACATTGTTTCTGTTGCCAGTGATGGATCTGAAGGGTTTTACAAGGCACTGGAATATCCTCCGGATATTGCCATCGTTGATGTGCAGATGGCGGTCTGGGATGGGTTACAAACGCTGAAAGCATTTCGTTCTCATCCGGTACTCAGTCAGACGAAAATTATCATGTTAACCTCCGATGCCAGCAAAGAAACGGTTGTGGCTGCCATCCAGGGAGGGGCCAATGATTACATCATTAAGACCAGCTTTTCCAAGACAGAGTTTTTAGAGAAGGTACGAAAGTTTACCCAACCTGGCTTTTCGCGGGTTGCAAATACTCCCAATTCTTCAAAAAGACAGCAGCAGCCTGAGTCTGCACCTGTTGTTGCAGCAACAGTACAAAATAGAGAGCAGCAAAGTTCTGATAATCAAAAAACGAATGTCGCTCCCAGCTCGGTAGAAGATCAGTTGGCAGGGTTGTCTCTCGATCAAACTGAAGAAGAAGCCTTGGAAGAAATGATGGATGATTGGGATTGA
- a CDS encoding GAF domain-containing protein: protein MVDAQQMKEIVAQFEELFQSKNSISSVLDRIMDVLGGRAIGLWRCETGKLIQVGFRAVTEMDEQVRKQFASVTQEVSLENTGLGIVKAVVERTPAIGTLRGEESGLQGSSEWLQKFGAQQSYAVPVVEGDEVVGVLAISTNCVHQAGDPEWEILTKIADGIGEKKLLGMF from the coding sequence GTGGTAGACGCGCAACAAATGAAAGAAATCGTGGCTCAGTTCGAAGAACTTTTTCAATCGAAAAACTCCATTTCTTCTGTTTTAGACCGGATTATGGATGTTTTAGGAGGCAGGGCCATCGGTCTTTGGCGGTGTGAAACGGGTAAACTGATCCAGGTTGGTTTCCGTGCCGTTACTGAAATGGATGAACAGGTACGTAAACAATTTGCTTCCGTTACCCAAGAGGTGTCACTGGAAAATACCGGTTTAGGGATTGTGAAAGCGGTTGTAGAACGAACTCCGGCGATTGGTACATTACGAGGTGAGGAATCTGGTCTGCAAGGTTCTTCGGAATGGCTCCAAAAGTTTGGGGCGCAGCAATCTTATGCTGTCCCGGTCGTAGAAGGTGACGAAGTCGTGGGGGTCTTAGCAATTTCAACGAATTGCGTTCATCAGGCAGGAGATCCGGAATGGGAGATTTTGACAAAAATTGCCGACGGGATTGGTGAGAAAAAACTTTTGGGGATGTTTTAG
- a CDS encoding M50 family metallopeptidase — protein MSRSNPLHWSFPIGTWFLTQVRVSIFLPVLLLVFWSHYSLGLGSLIFGVLFLSVFLHEMGHVVACRMGGGEADQIVLWPLGGLVPCSPGRSVSARMMTVLGGPAVNLLLCAITIPAVIWSDHLSASLNPIKLPVVELSTNLGQDILLMIFNLNWLLLLVNLIPVLPLDGGKVLQIILSRRFDETVVHMILFNVSFWVGGLGMVIGLCTSSVWVVFFSALLLMLNLIEFTSAHREDSFDDSIFGYDFSQGYTSLERSSSQLVEKQAGFFQQWREKRKLQKQLREREKNRDAEKQLDLLLHKVHEFGLESLTPKERQQLNQVSARYRKSDSDP, from the coding sequence ATGAGTCGTTCGAACCCATTGCACTGGTCATTCCCAATTGGAACCTGGTTCCTGACCCAGGTTCGTGTGAGCATCTTTCTGCCTGTGTTACTGCTCGTCTTCTGGTCCCATTATTCATTGGGGTTAGGGAGTCTAATATTTGGTGTCCTCTTTTTGAGCGTTTTTCTGCATGAAATGGGGCATGTTGTTGCCTGTCGCATGGGAGGCGGAGAAGCCGATCAGATTGTGTTATGGCCTTTAGGAGGCCTTGTGCCCTGTAGTCCAGGGCGTTCGGTTTCGGCTCGGATGATGACGGTTCTGGGAGGTCCTGCCGTCAATCTGCTGCTCTGTGCGATTACAATTCCTGCTGTGATCTGGTCGGATCATCTTTCAGCGTCTTTGAATCCGATCAAGTTACCTGTTGTTGAGCTCAGTACTAATCTGGGGCAGGACATTTTATTGATGATCTTCAACCTAAATTGGCTGCTTTTGCTGGTCAATTTGATTCCCGTACTTCCCTTGGATGGTGGGAAGGTTTTGCAGATTATTCTCTCACGGCGTTTTGATGAAACAGTCGTGCATATGATTCTGTTCAATGTCAGTTTCTGGGTCGGTGGTCTGGGAATGGTGATTGGACTGTGTACGTCTAGTGTGTGGGTCGTCTTTTTCAGCGCGCTGTTACTGATGCTGAATTTAATCGAGTTTACGTCAGCTCATCGGGAAGATTCATTCGATGATTCCATATTCGGCTATGATTTCTCACAAGGCTATACCAGCCTGGAACGTTCTAGCAGCCAACTGGTTGAGAAGCAGGCGGGATTTTTTCAGCAATGGCGGGAAAAGCGGAAGCTCCAAAAACAGCTTCGGGAGCGAGAAAAGAATCGGGACGCTGAAAAACAGCTTGATTTATTACTGCATAAGGTTCATGAATTTGGTTTGGAGTCGTTAACACCAAAAGAGAGACAGCAGTTAAATCAGGTGAGTGCCCGATATCGTAAAAGTGATTCTGATCCTTAA
- a CDS encoding HD-GYP domain-containing protein yields MALGTTDSLKKLSNFSKCGGEWDLDLHSDAKIDLAISRMKRISELTGLTMFCFDSDNGIVLDKTNAQSLPFFPQDILNEIQHIDGLTLIENTNGVTHFLLPLVEDEAHKIAAAGFVFSKEKRKLTEMVLAAVQREWAAEELDAWLEHQRVLDTKSLHALLSLAILHIEEEQQLVVLNEEVDNLSECLDETFEEISLLHEVAQHLKISESPEQLGKLCLDRIGTLIEAETNIIWFEGQGNTSQFMSDSTAGFDEVSLARLVAQFDGFNWNQPLVINQVESSLLSLEFPDLHNLVLVPISDGSNSYGWILSCNLLKSEEYGTIQASLLNSVASFLGTHLRNIDLYAQQEELMLSFVKSFISTLDAKDPYTRGHSERVALIAQKLAKQLGYTGEFLQNIYLSGLLHDIGKIGVDDGILRKEGKLIDEEFAQIQKHPMIGYKILSGIKKLKNILPGIRNHHEQIDGMGYPDRLKGNDIPLMARIIAVADAYDAMGSDRPYRNGMPLERLEIIFREGKGFQWDSDVIDAYFEIRDEIIQLSQKYNDDAAALVESSRN; encoded by the coding sequence ATGGCATTAGGAACAACGGACTCATTGAAGAAGTTGTCGAACTTCAGTAAATGTGGTGGCGAATGGGATCTGGATTTGCACTCAGATGCAAAAATCGATCTTGCCATCAGCCGTATGAAGCGAATTTCTGAATTGACTGGCCTGACGATGTTCTGTTTCGATTCTGATAATGGAATCGTTCTAGACAAAACGAATGCGCAGTCACTGCCCTTCTTTCCTCAGGATATTCTCAACGAAATTCAGCACATCGATGGCTTAACATTGATCGAAAATACAAATGGAGTGACTCATTTTCTACTCCCTCTTGTTGAGGATGAAGCTCATAAAATTGCAGCCGCCGGTTTTGTGTTTTCCAAAGAGAAACGCAAATTGACTGAAATGGTATTAGCGGCCGTGCAGAGAGAGTGGGCTGCTGAGGAACTGGACGCCTGGCTGGAACATCAAAGAGTTCTGGACACAAAATCGCTGCATGCTTTATTAAGTCTGGCAATCCTGCACATCGAAGAGGAACAGCAACTTGTTGTTTTAAACGAGGAAGTGGATAATCTGTCCGAATGTCTGGATGAGACATTCGAGGAAATCAGTCTGTTGCACGAAGTGGCTCAGCATCTCAAGATTTCCGAAAGTCCGGAACAGCTAGGAAAATTGTGCCTTGATCGAATTGGGACTCTGATCGAAGCGGAAACCAATATTATCTGGTTTGAAGGTCAAGGCAATACATCGCAGTTTATGTCTGACAGTACAGCGGGGTTTGATGAAGTTTCTCTGGCTCGACTTGTCGCACAGTTTGATGGATTTAACTGGAATCAACCACTGGTCATTAACCAGGTAGAAAGTTCACTGCTGTCGCTTGAATTTCCTGATCTGCATAATCTGGTTCTCGTACCAATCTCCGATGGTTCCAATTCCTATGGCTGGATTCTCAGCTGTAATTTACTGAAAAGCGAAGAATATGGCACTATTCAGGCCAGCTTGCTGAACTCGGTGGCTTCATTTTTAGGCACTCACCTGAGAAATATCGATCTTTACGCTCAACAGGAAGAGTTGATGTTGAGTTTTGTGAAGTCGTTTATCTCGACACTCGATGCTAAGGATCCTTATACACGAGGTCATAGCGAGCGGGTCGCTTTGATTGCACAGAAACTGGCCAAGCAGTTGGGGTATACCGGGGAATTCCTGCAGAATATCTATCTGTCGGGGCTGTTACATGATATTGGTAAAATCGGAGTTGATGATGGAATTCTAAGGAAAGAAGGCAAATTGATTGACGAAGAATTTGCCCAGATCCAGAAGCACCCCATGATCGGATATAAAATTCTTTCCGGGATTAAAAAACTAAAAAATATACTACCGGGAATTCGGAATCACCATGAGCAGATTGATGGTATGGGCTATCCCGATCGGTTAAAGGGGAATGATATTCCTTTGATGGCGCGAATTATTGCCGTGGCCGACGCTTATGATGCGATGGGCAGTGATCGTCCTTACCGAAACGGAATGCCGCTGGAACGATTGGAAATCATTTTCCGCGAAGGCAAAGGTTTTCAGTGGGATTCGGATGTCATCGATGCCTATTTTGAGATTCGGGATGAAATCATCCAGCTTTCTCAAAAGTATAACGACGATGCGGCAGCTCTGGTTGAGAGCAGCCGGAATTGA
- a CDS encoding beta-ketoacyl-[acyl-carrier-protein] synthase family protein codes for MRPKLSVSERSPRRVVITGIGLITPYAASREASWQKLLSGQSATCLLDDLSRQLKRPVAGGVIPDRQLSSTSLSDQIPFQQEPSITLALKATAEAIQDAGLDMHRLPRETAGCVIGSSKGGMAGFAQMSELPRMGQEQTAQVHPQFWQQCFPSAASQSIAAHYNLQGAALCPVSACATGFSSIMRAAELIREGVCDTVFAGSADASLLPAVIGSFQRMGVLATDFQAPSSACRPYDQNRNGFVVGEGAGILVLESLEQALKRNKVPYAEWITGSMGSDSTHLMQFDPSAQSLARLISSTLNRSHVNPAELDYINLHGTGTQINDLYETRAIQNALGSEASKIRCSSLKGGMGHLLGAAGSVELGFTLLAMRDNLVPPTINLKEPDPKCTLNYTPQKPAPQEIKTALKLSFGFGGHLVAGLVRKWDPSL; via the coding sequence ATGCGACCAAAGCTTTCGGTATCTGAGCGTTCTCCCCGCAGGGTCGTAATTACGGGCATCGGTTTAATCACTCCTTATGCGGCTAGCCGAGAAGCATCCTGGCAGAAACTGCTCTCGGGGCAATCCGCAACCTGTCTGCTCGATGACTTGTCCCGACAGCTGAAGCGGCCTGTGGCAGGGGGAGTCATCCCCGACAGACAACTCTCATCAACTTCGCTGTCTGATCAAATTCCTTTTCAGCAAGAGCCATCAATCACATTAGCGCTGAAAGCCACCGCAGAAGCAATTCAGGATGCGGGGCTTGATATGCACCGGCTCCCCCGGGAAACTGCAGGCTGTGTCATCGGCTCCAGCAAGGGGGGAATGGCTGGCTTTGCACAAATGTCGGAGCTACCGCGAATGGGTCAGGAACAAACTGCGCAAGTTCATCCCCAGTTCTGGCAGCAGTGTTTTCCCAGTGCCGCCAGTCAGTCCATCGCCGCACATTATAATTTACAAGGTGCGGCACTATGCCCAGTCTCTGCTTGCGCGACAGGATTTTCAAGCATCATGCGCGCGGCCGAATTAATTCGCGAAGGAGTCTGTGATACCGTCTTTGCGGGTAGTGCTGATGCGTCACTGCTGCCAGCTGTCATCGGCTCTTTTCAACGCATGGGAGTTCTGGCAACTGACTTTCAAGCTCCCAGCTCAGCCTGCCGCCCTTATGATCAAAACCGCAACGGTTTTGTCGTCGGCGAAGGTGCCGGCATTCTGGTTCTGGAATCGCTGGAACAGGCATTAAAGCGAAACAAAGTCCCGTACGCGGAATGGATCACGGGGAGCATGGGTTCTGACTCTACTCACTTGATGCAATTCGATCCGTCTGCACAAAGTCTGGCCCGATTAATTTCCAGCACACTCAACCGATCCCATGTTAACCCTGCAGAACTTGATTACATTAATTTGCACGGGACGGGAACCCAGATCAATGATCTCTATGAAACCCGCGCAATCCAAAACGCACTTGGTTCTGAAGCAAGCAAAATCAGATGTTCCAGTTTAAAAGGGGGGATGGGCCACCTGCTGGGAGCGGCGGGAAGTGTGGAACTCGGTTTTACCCTGCTGGCGATGCGCGATAATCTGGTTCCTCCCACAATCAATCTGAAAGAGCCCGATCCCAAATGCACTCTGAATTACACGCCACAGAAACCGGCTCCCCAGGAGATCAAAACAGCGCTCAAGCTGTCGTTCGGTTTTGGAGGACACCTCGTCGCCGGGCTGGTTCGCAAGTGGGATCCGTCTCTCTGA
- a CDS encoding HYExAFE family protein — MVIRRNHYDAAFEDYLRAAKVPYVAVDEKRRALAQNASIKSLDFIVYSHQGPNLLVDVKGRTEISPDQRQSRRWENWATIEDIQGLQQWQELFGEGFISALVFAYQLPPNSMSNNLETLFAYKGSLYAFYLVKIDEYRLKMRSRSHSWQTVFLHQQDFHEMRQPVDTIIQS, encoded by the coding sequence ATGGTCATCCGTCGCAACCATTACGACGCCGCGTTTGAAGACTACCTTCGTGCTGCAAAAGTCCCCTATGTGGCAGTCGACGAGAAACGCAGAGCCCTGGCGCAAAACGCCTCCATCAAATCGCTGGATTTTATTGTTTATTCACATCAAGGCCCCAATCTTCTGGTGGATGTCAAAGGCAGAACGGAAATCTCTCCAGACCAACGACAAAGTCGTCGCTGGGAGAACTGGGCTACCATCGAGGATATTCAAGGGCTCCAGCAGTGGCAGGAACTGTTCGGAGAAGGCTTCATCTCCGCACTCGTCTTCGCCTATCAACTTCCGCCGAATTCCATGTCTAACAATCTGGAAACCCTGTTCGCCTACAAGGGGAGCCTGTATGCGTTTTATCTGGTCAAAATCGATGAATACCGCTTGAAAATGCGATCTCGCTCCCATAGCTGGCAAACGGTCTTCCTGCACCAGCAGGATTTTCACGAAATGCGACAACCTGTAGATACGATCATCCAATCCTGA
- the hisS gene encoding histidine--tRNA ligase has protein sequence MKKTLIEPRTLKGFRDYLPAAMIPREQLIETAKSVYRSYGFRPIDTPALEYTEILTGKGGEESDKQMFRFQQGDRDVAMRFDLTVPFARFAAQNINELGIPFKRYHVGTVWRGERPQKGRYREFMQCDFDTIGTTSNSADIETLFIIHDLMVKIGFTEFKIRINNRMILNGLLETLELQSQSTEILRALDKLPKLNPQAVIKEMQEQGGLTQQQAEKIISLTTVQGETADILNSLERQLSGSACGEKGVQYLREIFTATERAGIPGDRVVLDPSIARGLDYYTGTIYETFLDALPKIGSVCSGGRYDNLAELFTTQQLPGVGASLGLDRLLAAMQELNMLPDVSTPAPILVSQMDAAYTPEYLRLARELRLNGFNVEVYPDTKAIKKQFKYANRHGFKIVILAGTDEFEDQVWQVKELQTGTQTAVKEEELTEFVRGMLE, from the coding sequence GTGAAAAAAACATTAATTGAGCCACGCACACTCAAAGGATTTCGGGACTATCTGCCAGCTGCCATGATTCCCCGGGAACAACTGATTGAGACTGCAAAATCAGTCTATCGCAGCTACGGCTTTCGACCGATCGATACGCCCGCGCTGGAATACACTGAGATTCTAACCGGAAAAGGGGGAGAAGAGTCGGACAAGCAGATGTTTCGCTTTCAACAGGGCGACCGAGATGTCGCGATGCGATTCGATCTGACCGTCCCCTTTGCTCGTTTTGCTGCACAGAACATCAATGAGCTGGGAATCCCCTTTAAACGCTATCATGTCGGAACCGTCTGGCGCGGCGAGCGACCACAAAAAGGACGCTACCGTGAATTCATGCAATGCGACTTCGATACCATCGGTACGACTTCCAACTCAGCCGATATTGAGACGCTGTTTATCATTCACGATCTGATGGTTAAGATTGGCTTTACCGAATTCAAAATCCGCATCAACAACCGCATGATTCTGAACGGGCTTCTGGAAACACTGGAATTGCAATCCCAATCCACAGAAATCTTAAGAGCCCTGGATAAACTCCCCAAATTGAACCCGCAAGCGGTCATCAAGGAAATGCAGGAGCAGGGGGGGCTGACGCAACAACAGGCAGAAAAAATCATCTCGCTGACGACCGTTCAAGGTGAAACAGCAGACATTTTGAATTCTCTGGAACGGCAACTCTCCGGAAGCGCCTGTGGAGAGAAGGGCGTCCAATATCTGCGGGAAATCTTCACAGCCACAGAAAGAGCCGGCATTCCCGGTGATCGGGTTGTCCTGGATCCTTCGATTGCGCGAGGACTCGATTATTACACCGGCACTATTTACGAAACGTTTCTAGACGCGTTACCAAAGATTGGAAGCGTCTGCTCAGGCGGACGCTATGATAATCTGGCCGAACTGTTCACGACGCAACAATTACCGGGCGTAGGAGCCAGCCTGGGACTGGATCGTTTGCTGGCGGCAATGCAGGAACTCAACATGCTGCCAGACGTTTCGACTCCGGCCCCGATTCTGGTCTCGCAAATGGACGCCGCTTATACTCCGGAATATCTCAGACTGGCCCGGGAACTGCGATTGAACGGATTCAACGTGGAAGTCTATCCGGACACCAAAGCGATCAAAAAACAGTTCAAATACGCGAATCGGCATGGATTCAAGATCGTGATTCTCGCAGGAACTGATGAATTTGAAGACCAGGTTTGGCAAGTCAAAGAACTACAGACAGGTACTCAAACCGCGGTCAAAGAAGAAGAATTAACTGAATTTGTACGGGGAATGCTCGAATAA
- a CDS encoding YkgJ family cysteine cluster protein, protein MSTVTVKRSDLKAGEVLCSYCTARCCRYFALPIETPENWEDFDHMRWYVMHGHCSIFVDEDTWFLMVYGDCKYLLPDYRCGNYEDRPKICRSYTTDDCEYDNDGTYDRFFETPEQIWEYAHAVLPPKKKKRKKSQAATATQKLPVVHI, encoded by the coding sequence ATGTCGACGGTCACAGTAAAACGATCTGATCTCAAAGCCGGGGAAGTTTTATGCAGCTATTGCACAGCACGTTGTTGTCGCTACTTTGCCCTGCCGATCGAAACTCCTGAAAACTGGGAAGACTTCGATCATATGCGGTGGTATGTCATGCACGGCCATTGTTCCATTTTTGTTGATGAAGATACCTGGTTCCTGATGGTGTATGGCGACTGCAAATACCTGCTGCCCGATTACCGTTGTGGCAACTATGAAGATCGTCCCAAAATTTGCCGTTCTTACACAACAGATGATTGTGAATACGACAATGACGGAACTTATGATCGCTTCTTCGAAACTCCGGAACAAATCTGGGAATATGCCCACGCTGTTCTACCACCGAAAAAGAAGAAACGCAAAAAATCGCAGGCGGCGACGGCCACCCAAAAACTGCCCGTCGTACATATTTAG
- a CDS encoding rhomboid family intramembrane serine protease, which yields MGIESRDYLRHESGGGSYGSFRMASGGWAIKYLIIANIAVFLLEISSPSILNFLALNRDTSLQIWRFITYGFCHAPQHPAHIFFNMFVLWMFGRSIEPILGSREFLAFYLVGIVISGICQIAISPNPVIGASGGVMAVVFLTAMIYPRMTVLLMFILPIELRWLAVLYAAVDVFGFINPQSDGVAHFAHLGGAAFGVAYKYFGWHLTGSFQKKWNRFKLSRSARSKNLRVYSEPDTKLSKAGLDEKVDAILEKISREGEASLTDQERELLKEASHKYKKR from the coding sequence ATGGGGATTGAGAGCCGGGATTACCTGCGGCATGAAAGTGGTGGGGGAAGTTACGGTTCTTTCAGAATGGCATCTGGTGGCTGGGCCATCAAGTATCTGATTATTGCCAATATTGCTGTGTTTCTCCTTGAGATATCTTCTCCCTCGATTCTTAATTTTCTGGCATTAAATCGGGACACTTCTCTGCAGATCTGGCGATTTATAACGTATGGGTTTTGTCATGCCCCCCAGCATCCTGCCCATATTTTCTTTAATATGTTTGTACTCTGGATGTTTGGTCGTTCGATCGAACCTATTCTGGGGTCACGTGAATTTCTGGCATTTTATCTGGTGGGCATCGTGATTAGTGGTATCTGCCAGATCGCCATTAGCCCTAACCCGGTGATTGGTGCTTCCGGGGGGGTGATGGCAGTCGTCTTTCTGACTGCGATGATTTACCCCCGGATGACCGTGCTGCTGATGTTTATCTTGCCGATTGAATTGCGCTGGCTGGCCGTGCTCTATGCAGCCGTCGATGTGTTTGGATTTATTAATCCGCAGAGCGACGGTGTGGCCCACTTCGCGCATCTGGGAGGCGCCGCGTTTGGGGTAGCCTATAAGTATTTTGGCTGGCACCTGACAGGAAGCTTTCAGAAGAAGTGGAATCGCTTTAAACTCAGTCGCTCTGCCAGAAGTAAGAACCTGCGAGTTTATTCCGAGCCCGATACGAAACTGTCTAAGGCCGGGCTGGATGAAAAAGTGGATGCGATTCTGGAAAAAATCAGCCGCGAAGGAGAAGCGAGTCTCACCGATCAGGAACGGGAACTTCTCAAAGAGGCAAGTCACAAATACAAAAAACGATGA
- a CDS encoding sigma-70 family RNA polymerase sigma factor has translation MSESHFETLIERARSGDRAAENELLQKCRNYVSIIARAQIEGWMRTKFDASDLVQQTLMEAHQGFENFKGQTEAEWLGWLRGILNHNTLDFARKYQGAAKRDVKREFSINQAGGDSVGATPHNWDLKDQTETPSRILLNREQEILMAEAVAQLPPDYQEVIMLRNLQRLSFKEVAERMHRSPGAVQMLWLRALNQLQELMERV, from the coding sequence ATGTCTGAGTCACATTTTGAAACGCTGATAGAACGAGCCCGGTCAGGGGATCGTGCTGCAGAGAACGAATTACTGCAAAAATGCCGCAATTATGTCTCAATTATCGCCCGCGCTCAAATCGAAGGCTGGATGCGTACCAAGTTTGATGCATCAGATCTTGTGCAACAGACATTAATGGAAGCCCATCAGGGGTTCGAGAATTTTAAAGGCCAGACAGAGGCCGAGTGGTTGGGTTGGTTGCGCGGGATTCTAAATCACAACACTCTGGATTTTGCCAGAAAATATCAAGGGGCAGCCAAACGCGATGTGAAACGGGAGTTCTCCATCAATCAGGCGGGAGGAGATTCTGTTGGGGCAACGCCCCACAATTGGGATCTGAAAGATCAGACGGAAACGCCCAGCCGCATTCTGTTAAACCGCGAGCAGGAAATTCTGATGGCTGAAGCGGTCGCACAGCTTCCCCCCGATTACCAGGAAGTGATTATGCTGCGGAATCTGCAACGACTTTCATTCAAAGAGGTCGCGGAACGCATGCATCGCAGTCCCGGCGCAGTGCAAATGCTGTGGTTGAGGGCCTTAAACCAGTTGCAGGAACTGATGGAACGTGTGTGA